Proteins from one Prinia subflava isolate CZ2003 ecotype Zambia chromosome 4, Cam_Psub_1.2, whole genome shotgun sequence genomic window:
- the CCND2 gene encoding G1/S-specific cyclin-D2 isoform X1, with product MELLCCEVDPMRRALPDPNLLYDDRVLHNLLTIEERYLPQCSYFKCVQKDIQPFMRRMVATWMLEVCEEQKCEEEVFPLAMNYLDRFLAVVPTRKCHLQLLGAVCMFLASKLKETIPLTAEKLCIYTDNSIKPQELLEWELVVLGKLKWNLAAVTPHDFIEHILRKVPLPKDKLLLIRKHAQTFIALCATDFNFAMYPPSMIATGSVGAAICGLQLDDGDSLTDLLAKITNTDVDCLKACQEQIEAVLVSSLQQVRQQQQQSNPSKTVDELDQASTPTDVRDINL from the exons atggagctgctgtgctgcgAGGTGGATCCCATGAGGAGAGCTCTGCCTGACCCGAACTTGCTCTACGATGACCGCGTTTTGCACAACTTACTAACCATAGAGGAAAGGTATCTGCCCCAATGCTCCTACTTCAAGTGCGTCCAGAAGGACATCCAGCCCTTCATGAGGAGGATGGTGGCCACTTGGATGCTGGAG GTCTGCGAAGAGCAGAAGTGCGAAGAAGAAGTTTTCCCTCTGGCCATGAATTACTTGGACAGATTCTTAGCTGTGGTGCCCACTCGGAAGTGccatctgcagctgctgggggcgGTGTGCATGTTCCTGGCCTCCAAGCTGAAAGAGACAATCCCCCTCACAGCCGAGAAGCTGTGCATATACACGGACAATTCCATCAAACCCCAAGAGCTGCTG GAATGggagctggtggtgctggggaagTTGAAGTGGAACCTTGCAGCCGTCACCCCCCATGATTTCATCGAACACATCCTAAGGAAGGTGCCTCTCCCTAAAGACAAGTTGCTTTTGATCCGGAAGCATGCACAAACCTTCATCGCCCTTTGTGCCACAG ATTTTAACTTTGCCATGTACCCACCATCAATGATAGCAACTGGAAGTGTGGGAGCAGCCATCTGTGGCCTTCAGCTCGATGATGGGGACAGCCTCACGGACCTCCTGGCCAAGATCACAAACACAGATGTG GACTGCCTTAAAGCTTGTCAGGAACAAATCGAGGCAGTGCTTGTGAGCAGCCTGCAGCAagtcaggcagcagcagcagcagagcaacCCCTCCAAGACAGTGGATGAACTGGACCAGGCCAGCACTCCCACAGATGTGAGAGACATCAACCTGTGA
- the CCND2 gene encoding G1/S-specific cyclin-D2 isoform X2, with amino-acid sequence MELLCCEVDPMRRALPDPNLLYDDRVLHNLLTIEERYLPQCSYFKCVQKDIQPFMRRMVATWMLEVCEEQKCEEEVFPLAMNYLDRFLAVVPTRKCHLQLLGAVCMFLASKLKETIPLTAEKLCIYTDNSIKPQELLEWELVVLGKLKWNLAAVTPHDFIEHILRKVPLPKDKLLLIRKHAQTFIALCATGCIHCSALCDMKKMIFPTDISLDLHTISHQTPISLHLAFHQDNIPTLLVLSLPTIVCWFVFFFIQHNIFLRALEFHNDLTPQILVCNPLSLKFSI; translated from the exons atggagctgctgtgctgcgAGGTGGATCCCATGAGGAGAGCTCTGCCTGACCCGAACTTGCTCTACGATGACCGCGTTTTGCACAACTTACTAACCATAGAGGAAAGGTATCTGCCCCAATGCTCCTACTTCAAGTGCGTCCAGAAGGACATCCAGCCCTTCATGAGGAGGATGGTGGCCACTTGGATGCTGGAG GTCTGCGAAGAGCAGAAGTGCGAAGAAGAAGTTTTCCCTCTGGCCATGAATTACTTGGACAGATTCTTAGCTGTGGTGCCCACTCGGAAGTGccatctgcagctgctgggggcgGTGTGCATGTTCCTGGCCTCCAAGCTGAAAGAGACAATCCCCCTCACAGCCGAGAAGCTGTGCATATACACGGACAATTCCATCAAACCCCAAGAGCTGCTG GAATGggagctggtggtgctggggaagTTGAAGTGGAACCTTGCAGCCGTCACCCCCCATGATTTCATCGAACACATCCTAAGGAAGGTGCCTCTCCCTAAAGACAAGTTGCTTTTGATCCGGAAGCATGCACAAACCTTCATCGCCCTTTGTGCCACAG GATGCATTCACTGTTCTGCCTTGTGTGATATGAAAAAGATGATCTTTCCCACGGACATTTCCCTGGATCTTCACACCATCAGCCATCAAACTCCAATATCGCTCCATCTTGCCTTCCATCAAGACAATATTCCCACTCTTTTGGTACTTTCACTTCCTACAATCGtgtgttggtttgttttcttttttatccagCACAACATTTTCTTGAGAGCCCTAGAATTTCATAATGATTTAACGCCTCAGATTCTGGTCTGTAATCCTTTGTCCTTAAAGTTTTCCATATAA